One genomic segment of Candidatus Bathyarchaeota archaeon includes these proteins:
- a CDS encoding SMC family ATPase — translation MRIEIVQLENIRSHTKSTVPFTSGFNCLVGGLGCGKSSVLYAVDFALFGDAVGRSFEYLLREGAESCKVTVVFSQNGNTYKIIRGLKRRGKGISQDFDDLKLFEEDKLIASQKNEAIAEQIKMITGLNKDLYREIVWFRQEHLKELLDAPPRDRQRRLDELFGLSDYEAAWSNIAQYQRDYETEKRVLEKDPDVNSLEKISGEYSKASEEYAYLEIELEGAAQKLALAKKSLDAADVKLRMLEQKKLALEELKRKETRLHANLTNIKSAFARATQNIQDKKTVIDNLQSRQTSFENQTKQCIVKLEQAGLSAVQLENLGECLSEFDEKIGNLKAEHEATQRSMQQDQKRTIELAKESKCPLCIQPLDGEYKTDLLNRIEYENSERTKLLAQLKIDIAGLQKNKLLVAEAIGNLQTASTRASDLKVRLSEEEVSLKKLVGDLEEQQRLQLETQLQHEQAVAEIVRFDLSELSAAKEQRENAFKQFYATQSELRTKENRKKDLFARLDDIRERINVAQEKLERVEKIRRTIEILSAIRDSYRSIQPKLRSEFIKVLRNFVQQVLDSLVGGETALLNITIDETYTPYVKSESGTNREVSNLSGGERTLLAFAYRLGLGQLIMQSRTGHGLGMLLLDEPTENLGSEDGSIEHLAEAISKFKAIEQIIAVTHSEAFASKAEHAINLEKEDGVSKISIQR, via the coding sequence ATGAGAATCGAAATTGTCCAGCTCGAAAACATCCGCTCACACACAAAATCCACTGTGCCTTTCACAAGCGGCTTCAATTGCCTTGTCGGTGGCTTAGGCTGTGGAAAATCCAGTGTGCTCTACGCGGTTGATTTTGCCTTGTTTGGTGATGCGGTTGGTCGAAGTTTTGAGTATTTGCTTCGGGAAGGCGCGGAATCTTGTAAGGTAACTGTTGTTTTTTCGCAGAATGGCAACACTTACAAAATCATCCGTGGACTCAAGCGTCGTGGCAAAGGAATCAGCCAAGACTTTGACGACCTCAAACTATTCGAAGAAGACAAACTCATAGCCAGCCAAAAAAACGAAGCCATCGCCGAGCAAATTAAAATGATAACAGGCTTAAACAAGGACTTATACCGCGAAATCGTCTGGTTCCGCCAAGAACACCTCAAAGAACTCCTCGACGCGCCGCCACGGGACAGGCAAAGACGCCTAGATGAATTGTTTGGGCTCTCCGATTATGAAGCTGCATGGAGCAACATTGCCCAGTATCAGCGAGATTACGAAACTGAGAAGCGGGTGTTGGAAAAAGACCCTGACGTTAACAGTTTAGAAAAAATCAGTGGCGAATACAGCAAAGCCAGTGAAGAATACGCCTACCTTGAAATCGAATTGGAAGGCGCAGCTCAAAAACTGGCTCTTGCAAAAAAAAGCTTAGATGCTGCTGATGTGAAGCTTCGGATGCTGGAGCAGAAAAAGCTGGCGCTGGAGGAGCTCAAACGCAAAGAAACCCGTCTACACGCTAACTTAACTAACATTAAAAGTGCTTTTGCGCGGGCAACCCAGAACATCCAAGACAAAAAAACCGTAATTGACAACCTGCAATCCCGCCAAACCTCATTTGAGAACCAAACCAAACAATGCATAGTCAAGCTAGAACAGGCAGGATTATCTGCGGTTCAACTGGAAAATTTGGGTGAGTGCTTGAGTGAGTTTGATGAAAAAATCGGCAATCTCAAAGCAGAGCATGAGGCAACCCAGCGCAGCATGCAACAAGACCAAAAACGCACAATAGAATTAGCCAAAGAGTCCAAGTGCCCCCTGTGCATTCAGCCGTTAGACGGAGAATACAAGACCGATTTACTCAATCGGATTGAATACGAAAATTCTGAACGCACCAAACTACTTGCCCAGCTGAAAATAGATATTGCGGGTTTGCAGAAAAACAAGTTGCTCGTGGCTGAAGCAATTGGTAACCTGCAAACCGCCAGTACAAGAGCGTCGGATTTGAAGGTTCGATTAAGCGAAGAAGAAGTCAGTCTCAAAAAACTTGTGGGTGACTTAGAGGAGCAGCAACGGTTGCAGCTTGAAACGCAACTGCAGCATGAGCAGGCCGTGGCGGAGATTGTCCGTTTTGATTTATCAGAGCTTTCCGCAGCAAAAGAGCAGCGGGAAAACGCGTTTAAGCAGTTTTACGCGACCCAATCAGAGCTTCGAACTAAGGAGAACCGTAAAAAGGACCTGTTTGCCCGCTTAGATGATATCCGTGAACGCATCAATGTGGCGCAAGAAAAGCTGGAACGCGTTGAGAAGATTCGAAGAACAATCGAAATCCTGTCTGCCATCCGTGACTCCTACCGAAGCATTCAACCAAAACTTCGAAGCGAATTCATCAAGGTCCTACGCAATTTTGTCCAGCAGGTTCTTGACAGCCTTGTCGGAGGCGAAACCGCGTTGCTTAACATCACAATTGATGAAACTTACACGCCATACGTCAAAAGCGAATCAGGAACTAACCGCGAAGTCAGCAATCTCTCAGGCGGAGAACGCACACTTTTGGCTTTTGCGTATCGTTTGGGCTTGGGGCAGTTGATTATGCAGTCACGCACGGGACACGGCTTGGGCATGCTGCTGCTTGATGAGCCAACCGAGAACTTGGGTAGTGAAGACGGCAGCATCGAGCACCTCGCGGAAGCCATCAGCAAATTCAAAGCAATCGAACAAATCATAGCGGTCACTCACAGTGAAGCCTTTGCAAGCAAAGCCGAACACGCAATTAACCTTGAGAAAGAGGATGGCGTGAGCAAAATCTCAATACAACGCTAA
- a CDS encoding serine hydroxymethyltransferase, whose protein sequence is MKDLVAHLIEASKTHEQYRDQECINMIASEGTKSPAVKQMLDMSHDLSVRYAEGENDLEGHVKKRYYQGQKYMSQIEDTTTDIMKSLFRCDWSDVRLVSGTHANLATFKGLSMASKNNKMVVTPLSCGAHISHDYTGLAGNILGLDNINHVYNIDEFNIDPDKSAYVIRAAKPGIVTFGGSLFLFPHPIQELKAVCDEVGAYVAYDASHVLGLIAGGQFQDPLREGADFISSSTHKTFPGPQGGVVMGNKNSPALEKAVKKIQFAIFPLSASSTHLGRLPALGIAALEMKVFGQQLAAQIVKNAQTAGQYLCENGIKVIAEHKGFTRSHQLAVDIRSYGGGNKIAQDLEDANIILNKNLLPYDNQSGKENPSGLRIGFQDVTRHGMGEGDIKHLCDLMLDVIKGKRTPAQVKVDAMALKKEFINVKYGFESVEEALNYAKA, encoded by the coding sequence ATGAAAGATTTAGTGGCTCACCTTATTGAGGCAAGCAAAACTCATGAGCAGTACCGCGACCAAGAATGCATAAACATGATAGCATCCGAGGGCACCAAATCCCCAGCGGTTAAACAGATGCTGGACATGTCCCACGACCTATCCGTAAGGTACGCGGAAGGCGAAAACGACCTTGAAGGACACGTTAAAAAACGCTACTATCAAGGCCAAAAATACATGAGCCAAATCGAAGACACCACAACCGACATCATGAAAAGCCTGTTCCGCTGCGACTGGTCCGACGTGCGCTTAGTGTCTGGAACCCACGCAAACCTAGCAACATTCAAAGGCCTCTCCATGGCATCCAAAAACAACAAAATGGTCGTCACCCCGCTAAGCTGCGGCGCGCACATTAGCCATGACTACACGGGGCTTGCAGGTAACATTTTAGGTTTAGACAACATTAATCACGTTTATAACATTGACGAGTTCAACATTGACCCCGACAAATCCGCCTACGTTATCCGCGCGGCAAAACCGGGCATCGTCACGTTTGGCGGCAGCCTGTTTTTGTTCCCTCATCCAATACAGGAACTCAAAGCAGTCTGCGATGAAGTAGGCGCATACGTAGCTTATGATGCCAGCCACGTTCTGGGTTTAATTGCGGGCGGTCAATTCCAAGACCCTCTTCGTGAAGGCGCAGACTTTATTTCTTCTTCAACTCACAAAACCTTCCCAGGACCCCAAGGCGGCGTAGTCATGGGCAACAAAAACAGTCCTGCACTCGAAAAGGCAGTCAAGAAAATCCAGTTCGCCATTTTCCCACTGAGTGCATCTAGCACACACCTTGGCAGACTCCCCGCACTCGGAATTGCAGCATTGGAGATGAAGGTTTTCGGTCAGCAACTCGCAGCCCAAATTGTCAAAAACGCCCAAACCGCAGGTCAATACCTGTGCGAGAACGGCATAAAAGTCATCGCCGAACACAAAGGCTTCACAAGAAGCCACCAACTCGCCGTTGACATCCGCAGTTATGGCGGCGGAAACAAAATCGCACAAGACCTCGAAGACGCAAACATCATCCTAAACAAGAACCTACTGCCCTATGATAATCAGAGCGGCAAAGAAAACCCCTCAGGTTTACGCATTGGCTTCCAAGACGTAACCCGTCATGGCATGGGCGAAGGTGACATCAAACACCTCTGCGACTTAATGCTGGACGTAATTAAGGGCAAACGTACCCCAGCGCAGGTTAAGGTGGATGCGATGGCTCTTAAGAAAGAGTTCATCAACGTTAAGTATGGCTTTGAAAGCGTGGAAGAAGCCCTTAACTACGCTAAGGCTTAA
- a CDS encoding alpha/beta hydrolase, translating to MEKIFEEYVKIPILNQTIEGNLSQPPNATGIVLFAHGSGSGRFSPRNQAVAKTLNNANIATLLIDLLTQSEEEIDVSTGQYRFDITLLANRLLEVTNWIKQRQDLKTYPIGYFGASTGAAAAIIAATNFPDEIKAVVSRGGRPDLAMDYLPKIRVPTLFIVGGNDLEVLELNRQAFALVRGERKLEVVSGASHLFEEPGALEQVAELSADWFLAHFTGLV from the coding sequence ATGGAAAAAATCTTTGAGGAATACGTAAAAATTCCCATACTGAACCAGACAATTGAGGGCAACCTATCTCAGCCTCCAAACGCCACTGGCATCGTGCTGTTTGCACACGGCAGCGGAAGCGGTAGATTCAGCCCCAGAAACCAAGCCGTAGCAAAAACCCTAAACAACGCAAACATCGCAACGTTACTGATTGATTTGCTCACGCAGTCTGAGGAAGAAATTGATGTATCCACGGGGCAATACCGCTTTGACATCACCTTGCTTGCTAATAGGCTACTTGAAGTCACCAACTGGATAAAGCAGCGGCAAGACCTCAAAACGTACCCCATCGGCTACTTTGGCGCAAGCACAGGCGCGGCAGCCGCAATAATTGCAGCCACAAACTTTCCCGATGAGATTAAAGCGGTGGTTTCCCGAGGTGGCAGACCTGACCTTGCAATGGATTACCTGCCAAAAATCAGGGTGCCTACACTTTTTATTGTCGGCGGGAACGATTTAGAGGTGCTGGAGCTTAATCGGCAGGCTTTTGCGTTGGTACGGGGTGAGCGTAAATTGGAGGTTGTGTCGGGGGCGTCGCATTTGTTTGAGGAACCTGGTGCGTTGGAGCAGGTTGCAGAGTTGTCAGCGGATTGGTTTTTGGCTCATTTCACGGGGCTGGTTTAG
- a CDS encoding ACT domain-containing protein, translating to MKVLLNDGLEKEGLALFQEAGIEADAKKRDTTALIAEIGDFDALIVRSATKVTREVLEAGAKGKLKIVGRAGVGVDNIDIPAASELGIVVKSAPYGSTNAVAELTIALMLAISRNTPQAHHSLKNGVWIKKKLQGREVAYKTLGLIGCGRIGQKVAQIAKLGFNMDVIGYDIRPCPESGIKFLATKEEVLKNADYISVHTGGKDIIIGEKELAIMKPTAFIINTSRGNNIDQQALCNALNEGKIAGYATDVYKEEPKVEGNPFSDKLCELNNVVMSSHLGASTVEGQRETATEMARVVIAYLMGGDFTNAINAGESIDVEEKPVYTLFIHHKDVPGVFANIDKVLADSEINIRANYSRQINSGYAISVYVLHQKATPEIAAKLKAVPNVCNVKI from the coding sequence ATGAAAGTATTGCTTAATGATGGCTTAGAAAAGGAAGGCTTAGCACTCTTCCAAGAAGCAGGCATCGAAGCAGATGCCAAAAAACGAGACACAACCGCGCTAATTGCCGAAATCGGCGATTTTGACGCCTTAATTGTGCGTAGCGCAACCAAAGTTACCCGCGAGGTTCTGGAGGCAGGAGCCAAAGGAAAACTCAAAATCGTTGGACGCGCAGGCGTCGGCGTTGACAACATTGACATTCCAGCAGCTTCCGAGTTAGGCATTGTTGTAAAGTCCGCACCTTATGGTAGCACAAACGCTGTTGCAGAGTTAACCATCGCATTAATGCTGGCTATTTCACGCAACACTCCTCAAGCACATCATTCACTGAAAAATGGTGTTTGGATTAAAAAGAAACTTCAAGGCAGAGAAGTAGCCTACAAAACATTAGGCTTAATTGGCTGTGGCAGAATAGGCCAAAAAGTGGCTCAAATTGCTAAACTGGGCTTTAATATGGACGTGATTGGCTATGACATTAGACCTTGCCCAGAGTCAGGTATCAAATTCTTAGCAACCAAAGAAGAGGTTCTGAAAAATGCTGATTACATCAGCGTTCACACAGGCGGCAAAGACATCATAATTGGCGAAAAAGAATTAGCCATCATGAAACCAACCGCTTTTATCATTAACACCAGCAGAGGCAACAACATTGACCAGCAAGCACTCTGCAATGCCCTAAACGAAGGCAAAATCGCAGGCTACGCCACCGACGTCTACAAAGAAGAACCCAAAGTAGAAGGCAACCCCTTCAGCGACAAACTATGCGAACTCAATAATGTCGTAATGAGCAGTCACCTTGGCGCATCAACAGTTGAGGGACAAAGAGAAACCGCAACAGAGATGGCACGTGTGGTAATTGCCTATTTGATGGGCGGCGACTTCACCAATGCCATAAACGCTGGCGAAAGCATTGACGTGGAAGAAAAACCCGTATACACCCTATTCATACACCACAAAGACGTCCCCGGCGTATTCGCTAACATTGACAAGGTACTAGCTGATAGCGAAATTAACATACGCGCTAACTACTCGCGTCAAATTAACAGCGGCTATGCAATCTCGGTGTATGTGCTGCATCAGAAAGCCACACCTGAGATTGCTGCTAAACTCAAAGCTGTCCCAAACGTTTGCAACGTAAAAATCTAA
- a CDS encoding diphthine--ammonia ligase gives MKLGILFSGGKDSTLAMHIAAQKEQVTCLITVASKNKESFMFHTPNIDITALQAEALGLPLVTVETEGKKEEELADLEKAILQAKETLGIEGVVTGAVESVYQSERVQRICSRLDLWCFNPLWKHDQRELLEELLERGFEVLISGVFAYPLDESWLGKRLDQKMITRLVELQNSIGLSPTGEGGEIETTVLDAPLFKQKIQIQQSETVARGNSGVFRILKAGFVAK, from the coding sequence ATGAAACTGGGAATACTATTTTCAGGCGGCAAGGATTCCACGCTTGCAATGCACATAGCAGCCCAAAAAGAGCAAGTAACCTGCCTAATCACTGTGGCATCCAAAAACAAGGAATCCTTCATGTTCCACACCCCAAACATCGACATCACCGCCCTTCAAGCTGAGGCGTTGGGATTACCGCTGGTTACGGTGGAAACAGAAGGCAAAAAAGAGGAAGAACTCGCCGACTTAGAAAAAGCAATCCTGCAAGCTAAAGAGACGCTTGGCATTGAGGGCGTAGTGACGGGCGCGGTGGAATCCGTTTATCAGTCTGAGCGGGTGCAACGTATCTGTAGTCGGCTGGATTTGTGGTGTTTTAACCCGTTGTGGAAGCATGACCAACGCGAGTTGCTGGAGGAGCTTTTGGAGCGGGGCTTTGAGGTTTTGATTTCAGGGGTTTTTGCTTATCCATTGGATGAGTCGTGGCTGGGAAAACGTCTTGACCAAAAAATGATTACCCGATTAGTTGAGCTTCAAAATTCCATCGGGCTAAGTCCCACTGGTGAGGGCGGCGAAATAGAAACCACCGTTTTGGATGCGCCGTTGTTTAAGCAGAAAATCCAAATTCAACAATCCGAGACCGTGGCGCGGGGCAACAGCGGCGTATTTAGGATTCTAAAAGCGGGGTTTGTGGCAAAATGA
- a CDS encoding NAD(P)H-dependent oxidoreductase has protein sequence MNIVVINGARPQDSKVDETSDILQSVLSQLGDVTAYKMRDMEIADCMGCFACWLKTPGQCIINDAGKEITPKIIKSDLRIFVTPVVFGGYSYELKKILDREGLSELLPFLAEFNGEIHHPPRYDKCSRIITVGVLPKPNPEYERIFKTLAGRIALNAHAPAYAVAVIYNDDSPEKIRETIKGLIAEAGVN, from the coding sequence ATGAATATTGTTGTGATTAATGGAGCAAGACCGCAAGATAGTAAGGTGGATGAAACAAGCGACATCTTGCAGTCAGTGCTAAGTCAACTTGGAGATGTTACAGCCTATAAAATGCGTGACATGGAAATAGCTGACTGCATGGGCTGTTTTGCATGTTGGCTTAAAACACCCGGTCAGTGCATAATCAATGATGCGGGAAAAGAAATAACTCCCAAAATCATCAAATCAGACCTTAGAATTTTTGTGACACCAGTGGTTTTCGGCGGCTACTCTTATGAACTGAAAAAGATTCTAGACCGCGAGGGCCTTAGCGAACTGTTGCCTTTTCTGGCAGAATTTAACGGTGAAATCCATCATCCTCCACGCTACGATAAATGCTCACGCATAATCACAGTAGGTGTGTTGCCAAAGCCTAACCCTGAGTACGAGAGAATCTTTAAAACTCTGGCAGGACGCATCGCCCTAAATGCTCATGCACCCGCCTACGCCGTAGCAGTAATCTACAATGATGATTCCCCCGAGAAGATTCGTGAAACCATAAAAGGGCTCATCGCGGAGGCAGGAGTAAATTGA
- a CDS encoding DHA2 family efflux MFS transporter permease subunit, with translation MTNLTSNRKNIALIVLCTVLFVIAVADTVLNLALPNISGNLNATASQLLWIVDIYLLIVATLQIAFGSIGDHFGRKRLLQIGLVIFGIGSLGSAFSNTAILLVFFRAITGLGAAIMMPSTLSILTDVFREPKERAKAIATWSSVFSIGAGFGPIIAGYLLETFNWTAVFYLNIPIVIVGLIGSYFFLPESRGTHGAKLNYASISLSAAGLVAFVYAIITGGEYGWLSLDVIVSFAISVVMIIGFVLCEKMSKNNMVPLAFFRNMSFTGSIISLTICTFAMMGSFYFFSQYFQSIQGFSALETGLAMLPLNVFVFIFTYMSVPLDRKIGTKATVSLGLIAMGLGLLLFSYTAEVTTSYAISFTVLFLIAVGLGFVMSPSTNAIMNSIPSTHAGIGSAMNDTTRQIGGALGIAVLGSLLNSRYIATIDSSATINNLFSETAELIRKSLQSALITANQLPSEAASQVIDIAKGAFVAGLHEAVFIGAIIMFVSAAVAVVLIPKRTKRAVEPEPGY, from the coding sequence ATGACCAACCTAACAAGCAACCGCAAGAACATAGCACTCATTGTCCTCTGCACTGTGCTATTTGTCATCGCAGTCGCAGACACAGTCCTAAACTTAGCGCTACCAAACATATCAGGCAACCTAAACGCCACAGCCAGCCAACTACTCTGGATAGTAGACATTTACCTTCTTATTGTTGCCACACTCCAAATCGCTTTTGGCTCCATCGGAGACCACTTCGGACGAAAACGCCTCCTCCAAATCGGACTTGTAATTTTTGGTATCGGCTCGTTAGGTTCAGCATTTTCTAACACAGCAATCTTGCTTGTCTTCTTCCGAGCCATCACAGGGTTAGGCGCAGCTATTATGATGCCCTCAACCTTGTCTATTTTGACGGATGTGTTTCGTGAACCCAAAGAACGCGCTAAAGCAATAGCCACATGGTCTAGCGTGTTTAGCATCGGCGCAGGATTTGGTCCCATAATCGCAGGGTACTTGCTTGAAACATTCAATTGGACAGCAGTGTTTTACCTAAACATTCCCATAGTAATTGTAGGGTTAATTGGAAGCTACTTTTTCCTTCCAGAATCTCGAGGTACTCACGGCGCCAAACTCAACTATGCAAGCATCAGTCTCTCCGCAGCGGGCTTGGTTGCTTTTGTTTATGCCATCATCACGGGCGGGGAGTATGGGTGGCTTTCCTTGGATGTGATAGTTTCGTTTGCGATTTCAGTTGTAATGATTATTGGGTTTGTGCTCTGTGAAAAAATGTCTAAAAACAACATGGTCCCATTGGCTTTCTTTAGAAACATGTCCTTCACAGGCTCCATCATCTCGTTGACTATCTGCACATTTGCTATGATGGGCTCCTTTTACTTCTTTAGCCAATACTTCCAATCCATACAAGGCTTTAGCGCACTTGAAACGGGACTTGCTATGCTACCACTTAACGTTTTTGTTTTCATATTCACGTACATGTCTGTGCCTTTAGACCGCAAAATCGGCACCAAAGCCACAGTCAGCTTAGGCTTAATCGCTATGGGCTTGGGCTTGCTACTGTTTAGCTACACCGCCGAAGTCACAACCTCATACGCCATATCCTTTACTGTGCTGTTTCTCATTGCAGTTGGTCTTGGCTTTGTCATGAGTCCATCAACCAACGCCATCATGAACTCCATCCCCTCAACCCACGCAGGCATCGGCTCAGCCATGAATGACACTACACGCCAAATCGGCGGTGCCTTGGGTATTGCAGTTTTAGGGTCACTGCTAAACTCAAGATATATCGCAACAATTGATTCCTCAGCAACCATAAACAACCTATTTAGCGAAACAGCTGAACTAATCCGAAAAAGCCTACAAAGCGCGCTTATCACAGCAAACCAGTTACCCAGTGAAGCTGCCTCACAAGTTATTGATATTGCAAAAGGCGCATTTGTGGCAGGGTTACATGAAGCCGTGTTTATCGGAGCTATAATCATGTTCGTGTCAGCGGCTGTAGCGGTGGTTCTGATTCCTAAGCGAACCAAACGAGCAGTTGAACCAGAACCGGGTTATTAA
- a CDS encoding tryptophan--tRNA ligase: MAEENNNGEMVVTPWEVKGKVDYQRLIKEFGTQPLTPQLLSRVEKQAGKLHLQLEREIFFSHRDLDTVLDLYDKGTKFVLYTGRGPSGPVHIGHLVPWIFTLHMQQKFKTRLYFQITDDEKYLINNDRGLNETEKWSYENALDLIALGFKPEDTFIIYDTKDIDLLYDITLEVARRITYSTARSTFGFQDSTNIGWVFWPAIQAAPCFIHKKLTGENVPALIPAAIDQDPYWRVTRDIAQKLGYYKPAQIHCRFLPGLGAGGKMSASMPETSIFTLDEPDVVKKKIWNAFTGGKGTAAEQRKEGANPEVCSIFQYYYYLFEEDSSKLAERERKCREGEMLCGECKKDIAEKLNKFLEAHRDRREKAKDIIEQFHIKR, encoded by the coding sequence ATGGCTGAAGAAAATAACAACGGCGAAATGGTAGTTACACCCTGGGAAGTCAAGGGCAAAGTAGACTATCAACGCTTAATCAAAGAATTCGGAACTCAACCCCTCACACCCCAACTGCTCTCTCGCGTAGAAAAACAAGCAGGCAAACTCCACCTGCAGCTGGAACGAGAAATTTTCTTCAGTCACCGAGACTTAGACACCGTGCTTGACCTCTACGATAAAGGCACCAAGTTTGTGCTCTATACGGGACGCGGGCCAAGTGGGCCAGTCCACATTGGACATCTTGTACCATGGATTTTCACGCTGCACATGCAGCAGAAATTCAAAACACGGCTTTACTTCCAAATTACTGATGATGAAAAATACCTAATCAACAACGACCGCGGTCTTAATGAAACTGAAAAGTGGAGCTACGAAAACGCACTGGACCTTATCGCTTTGGGTTTCAAACCCGAGGATACCTTCATCATTTATGACACTAAAGACATCGACTTACTCTACGACATCACCTTAGAGGTAGCGCGCCGCATCACCTACAGCACTGCCCGAAGCACGTTTGGCTTCCAAGACAGCACCAACATCGGTTGGGTGTTTTGGCCAGCAATCCAAGCAGCCCCTTGTTTTATTCACAAAAAACTTACAGGAGAAAACGTACCAGCCCTAATCCCCGCAGCCATTGACCAAGATCCCTACTGGCGAGTAACCCGCGATATCGCCCAAAAACTGGGCTACTACAAACCCGCACAAATTCACTGCCGATTCCTCCCCGGCCTTGGCGCTGGCGGAAAAATGAGTGCGTCCATGCCTGAAACCAGCATCTTCACCTTGGATGAGCCAGATGTTGTGAAAAAGAAGATTTGGAACGCTTTTACAGGCGGCAAAGGCACAGCGGCGGAACAAAGAAAAGAAGGCGCCAACCCAGAAGTATGCAGCATATTCCAGTATTACTATTATTTGTTTGAAGAAGACAGCAGCAAACTTGCCGAACGGGAACGTAAATGCCGAGAGGGTGAGATGCTTTGTGGTGAATGTAAAAAAGACATTGCTGAAAAACTCAACAAGTTTCTTGAGGCACACAGGGACCGCCGAGAAAAAGCCAAAGATATCATCGAGCAGTTCCACATTAAACGCTAA
- a CDS encoding phosphoribosyltransferase — protein MAFFSDRIAAGKLLAQALKDKVDKNVIVLAIPRGGVVVGFEVARELGAELDVVVPRKLGAPGDPELAIGAIAEDGTVVLDKKLMEYLGVSEAYVTMESERQRLEIQRRLKTYRGDQPPLNLEDRDVVLVDDGIATGSTMKAALASARKNGAKRLIVAVPVGPFSADVELEEIADEVVFLYKPRVFNAIGEFYTDFTQTTDAEVKALLKKAREDFEHGKNL, from the coding sequence ATGGCGTTTTTTTCTGACAGAATTGCTGCTGGGAAACTTTTAGCTCAGGCATTAAAAGATAAAGTGGACAAAAACGTGATTGTTTTGGCTATTCCACGGGGTGGTGTAGTTGTTGGTTTTGAAGTTGCACGTGAATTGGGCGCTGAATTGGATGTGGTTGTTCCCAGAAAACTTGGTGCTCCCGGTGACCCCGAACTCGCAATAGGCGCCATAGCTGAAGACGGGACAGTTGTTTTGGACAAAAAACTCATGGAGTACCTTGGTGTTTCTGAGGCTTACGTGACGATGGAGAGTGAGCGGCAAAGATTGGAGATTCAGCGTAGACTCAAAACCTACAGAGGCGACCAGCCCCCACTTAACCTTGAAGACCGCGATGTTGTCTTGGTTGATGATGGTATAGCTACGGGTTCTACAATGAAGGCGGCGTTGGCTTCTGCCCGAAAAAACGGTGCTAAACGTTTGATTGTGGCTGTTCCTGTTGGTCCCTTCTCAGCTGATGTCGAACTGGAAGAAATAGCTGATGAGGTAGTGTTTCTCTATAAGCCCAGAGTCTTTAACGCAATTGGCGAGTTCTACACTGATTTTACCCAGACAACTGATGCAGAAGTCAAAGCATTACTCAAGAAAGCAAGAGAGGATTTTGAGCATGGAAAAAATCTTTGA
- a CDS encoding flavin reductase family protein, which produces MSVKTQVNFSSAYRLLHPMHTVLVSCVGNAGKPNITTVAWAMPTSVKPALVAISLAATRHSHKLIEESGEFIINIPTLETLQAVYACGNLTGRSFDKFKKANLTPMPAKKVKAPAIQECIAHIECEVADQFKTGDHTVFAGKILDAYADMGAFSEQGYDNKRVHMLYHAGGNNFLVLDPKIYKA; this is translated from the coding sequence ATGTCTGTAAAAACTCAAGTCAACTTTTCCTCTGCATACAGGCTTCTACATCCCATGCACACGGTTTTAGTGTCTTGCGTGGGTAACGCTGGCAAACCCAACATCACCACAGTAGCATGGGCAATGCCAACCAGCGTCAAACCAGCCCTTGTCGCCATAAGCCTAGCAGCCACCCGCCACTCGCACAAGCTGATTGAGGAGTCAGGCGAATTCATCATCAACATTCCCACCCTTGAAACCTTGCAAGCCGTCTACGCCTGCGGTAACCTGACAGGACGAAGCTTTGATAAATTCAAAAAAGCCAACCTAACCCCGATGCCAGCCAAAAAAGTCAAAGCCCCCGCAATCCAAGAATGCATCGCCCACATAGAATGCGAAGTTGCAGACCAATTCAAGACGGGTGACCACACGGTGTTTGCAGGTAAAATCCTTGACGCCTACGCGGATATGGGAGCTTTTAGTGAACAAGGCTACGATAATAAGAGGGTGCATATGCTCTATCATGCGGGCGGAAACAACTTTTTGGTTTTAGACCCCAAAATCTACAAAGCCTAA